A genomic window from Sebastes fasciatus isolate fSebFas1 chromosome 7, fSebFas1.pri, whole genome shotgun sequence includes:
- the LOC141771054 gene encoding somatostatin-1-like, whose amino-acid sequence MKMLSSSRLLLLLLSLSASFSCCSAAQRDSRVRLLLHRTPLQSSRQDMSRASLAELLLSDLLQVENEALEEDNFPLAEGEPEDVHMDLERAAAAGGGPLLAPRERKAGCKNFFWKTFTSC is encoded by the exons ATGAAGATGCTCTCCTCCTCgcgcctcctcctgctcctcctctccctcagcGCCTCCTTCAGCTGCTGCTCCGCCGCTCAGAGAGACTCCAGAGTCCGACTGCTGCTGCACCGAACCCCGCTGCAGAGCTCCAGACAG GACATGTCTCGGGCCTCGCTGGCGGAGCTGCTCCTGTCGGACCTCCTGCAGGTGGAGAACGAGGCTCTGGAGGAGGACAACTTCCCTCTGGCTGAAGGAGAACCCGAGGACGTCCACATGGATCTGGAACGAGCCGCCGCCGCTGGCGGCGGGCCGCTGCTCGCCCCCCGAGAGAGAAAAGCCGGCTGCAAGAACTTCTTCTGGAAGACCTTCACTTCCTGCTGA